In one window of Ovis aries strain OAR_USU_Benz2616 breed Rambouillet chromosome 3, ARS-UI_Ramb_v3.0, whole genome shotgun sequence DNA:
- the TTLL1 gene encoding polyglutamylase complex subunit TTLL1: protein MAGKVKWVTDIEKSVLINNFEKRGWVQVTENEDWNFYWMSVQTIRNVFSVETGYRLSDDQIVNHFPNHYELTRKDLMVKNIKRYRKELEKEGSPLAEKDESGKYLYLDFVPVTYMLPADYNLFVEEFRKSPSSTWIMKPCGKAQGKGIFLINKLSQIKKWSRDSKTSSFMTQSTKEAYVISLYINNPLLIGGRKFDLRLYVLVSTYRPLRCYMYKLGFCRFCTVKYTPSTSELDNMFVHLTNVAIQKHGEDYNHIHGGKWTVNNLRLYLESTRGKEVTGKLFDEIHWIIVQSLKAVAPVMNNDKHCFECYGYDIIIDDKLKPWLIEVNASPSLTSSTANDRILKYNLINDTLNIAVPNGEIPDCKWNKSPPREVLGNYEILYDEELAQGDGADRELRSRPGQSLGPKGSRLRDAGRTVLTTWK, encoded by the exons GATGAGCGTGCAGACCATCCGCAATGTTTTTAGTGTCGAAACTGGCTACCGGCTCTCGGATGATCAAATAGTCAACCATTTCCCGAACCACTATGAGCTGACGCGGAAGGACCTGATGGTGAAAAACATCAAGAGATACAGgaaggagctggagaaggaagggagccCGCTGGCGGAGAAGGACGAAAGCGGGAAGTACCTCTACCTGG ACTTTGTCCCTGTCACCTACATGCTGCCCGCCGACTACAACCTGTTTGTGGAGGAGTTCCGGAAAAGCCCCTCGAGTACATGGATTATGAAACCCTGTGGCAAAGCCCAGGGaaagggcatcttcctgatcaaCAAGCTCTCACAGATCAAAAAGTGGTCCCGGGACAGCAAAACATCTTC GTTCATGACTCAGTCCACCAAGGAAGCCTACGTGATCTCTCTGTACATCAACAACCCGTTACTGATCGGCGGCAGGAAGTTCGACCTGCGCCTGTACGTTCTGGTGTCTACGTACCGCCCACTGCGCTGCTACAT GTATAAACTTGGATTTTGCCGCTTCTGCACAGTGAAATACACCCCGAGCACCAGTGAGCTGGACAACATGTTCGTCCATCTGACCAATGTCGCCATTCAGAAACACGGG GAGGACTACAACCACATCCACGGGGGCAAGTGGACCGTGAACAACCTGCGGCTCTACCTGGAGAGCACCCGAGGCAAGGAGGTGACTGGCAAGCTGTTCGACgagatccactggatcatcgtGCAGTCCCTGAAGGCCGTGGCG CCCGTGATGAACAATGACAAGCACTGCTTTGAGTGCTACGGCTACGACATCATCATCGACGACAAGCTGAAGCCCTGGCTCATCGAG GTAAACGCGTCCCCGTCCCTCACCTCCAGCACTGCCAACGACCGAATCCTTAAGTACAATCTGATCAATGATACCCTCAACATTGCGGTCCCTAACGGTGAAATTCCAGACTGTAAATGGAATAAGTCACCCCCAAGGGAAGTCCTCGGCAATTATGAAATCCT GTATGACGAGGAGCTGGCGCAGGGCGACGGGGCTGACCGAGAGCTGAGAAGTCGGCCGGGCCAGTCGCTGGGGCCCAAAGGGAGCCGATTGAGAGATGCCGGGAGGACTGTCCTCACCACCTGGAAGTGA